In Desulfofundulus kuznetsovii DSM 6115, the following are encoded in one genomic region:
- a CDS encoding putative signal transducing protein, producing the protein MWTVVYIAPNKKEATRIQNILTKEGILVKLRELSPSHCGHNCSVEILVPEAEVDEALEIINTI; encoded by the coding sequence TTGTGGACTGTGGTTTATATTGCCCCAAATAAAAAAGAAGCGACCCGGATTCAAAACATTCTTACCAAAGAAGGAATACTGGTAAAATTGCGGGAACTCTCGCCGTCCCATTGCGGGCATAACTGTTCGGTGGAAATCCTGGTACCGGAAGCAGAAGTGGACGAAGCCCTGGAAATAATAAACACCATTTAA
- the mtrB gene encoding trp RNA-binding attenuation protein MtrB gives MPESWEVNADYVAVKALENGVTIIGLTRGKDTRFHHSEKLDKGEIMIAQFTEHTSAIKIRGKVELLTRYGIMRNDDLA, from the coding sequence ATGCCTGAAAGCTGGGAAGTTAACGCCGACTATGTGGCGGTTAAAGCCCTGGAAAACGGGGTAACCATCATCGGCCTTACCCGTGGAAAGGATACCCGCTTTCATCATTCGGAAAAGCTCGATAAGGGCGAAATTATGATCGCCCAGTTTACAGAGCATACTTCGGCGATTAAAATCCGGGGTAAGGTAGAACTGCTGACCCGGTACGGCATCATGCGCAATGACGATTTAGCTTAA
- a CDS encoding DNA polymerase III subunit alpha, which translates to MFIHLHVHTEYSLLDGAARIKEVVARASELGMDSLAITDHGVMFGVVDFYKACQKHGVKPILGCEVYVAPRTMKDRTPKVDDHLYHLVLLAENQTGYRNLLQLVSLAFTEGFYYKPRVDKDTLARYSEGLIALSGCIAGEVADRLLAGEKEKAVEAAALYQDIFGRGNFFLELQDHGLPEQRKVNRELLRLHREMNIPLVVTNDVHYVMKEHAEMQDILLCIQTGKSVDDPSRMKFDSQELYLKSEEEMARLFGELKEAMENTRLIAERCNVELSFGQIHLPHYEVPPGHTVDSYLEQLCLEGVRRRYGEITEPVRQRLEYELKVIRQMGYSAYFLIVWDFIHYARQQGIPVGPGRGSAAGSLVAYVLGITNLDPLKYGLLFERFLNPERVSMPDVDVDLCFERRGEVINYITSKYGADKVAQIATFGTMAARAAIRDVGRALNLPYGEVDKIAKLVPAELHMTIERALSESSELRELYERDPQVKKLIDTAALLEGMPRHASTHAAGVVITREPLTHYLPLYKAADGPLTTQFAKDQVEELGLLKMDLLGLRTLTVIADTLKLIRESGGPEINIDEIPLDDPKTFALLCRGEGSGVFQLESSGMRALLKELRPEVFEDIVALVALYRPGPLGSGMVEDFIKSKHGEKKVTYLDPRLEPILRDTYGVILYQEQVMRIASDLAGFTLGEADLLRRAMGKKKPEIIAGLRNQFIEGAVKNGVEPQIAGQIFDLMEYFAGYGFNKSHSAAYALVAYQTAYLKANYPAQYMAALLTSVRDNTDKVAAYVEECRRMGLEVLPPDVNESRESFTVVDGKIRFGLAAIKNVGEGAVQAIIKSREEKGPFKNFADFCRRLDTRVINRRVLENLIKSGALDSLGHHRAQLMAGIELGLSLAQQSQQQRQNGQLTFEQFWQETGEDIVLPQVQKYSRAEMLALEKEALGLYISGHPLEEYRQALAQETTATVAELGEGEQQAGVTVGGMLTTLKRINTRRGEPMAFGTLEDLTGSIEVVFFPRVYQQYAKLIIPERAVLIRGQLNSTGETLKIVAEEVSPLQKKTSASLYLQFREATPQLIRRVQLVLRSYPGPSPVYLYFPLEKKLARTSRDYWINLSSPVVTELASLLGPENVRIKESPGR; encoded by the coding sequence ATGTTCATACACCTGCATGTACATACCGAATACAGCCTGCTGGACGGCGCCGCCCGGATCAAAGAAGTGGTGGCCCGCGCCAGTGAACTGGGCATGGACTCCCTGGCCATCACCGACCATGGCGTTATGTTTGGAGTGGTGGACTTTTACAAGGCCTGCCAGAAACACGGAGTCAAGCCCATCCTTGGTTGCGAGGTTTACGTGGCTCCCCGCACCATGAAAGACCGCACACCCAAGGTGGATGACCATCTCTACCACCTGGTATTGCTGGCCGAAAACCAGACCGGGTACCGCAACCTCCTGCAGCTGGTGTCTTTGGCCTTCACCGAAGGTTTTTACTACAAACCCCGGGTGGACAAAGACACCCTGGCCCGCTACAGCGAAGGGTTAATTGCCTTAAGCGGCTGCATTGCCGGTGAGGTGGCCGACCGCCTCCTGGCCGGGGAGAAGGAAAAAGCCGTGGAAGCCGCCGCCCTCTACCAGGATATTTTCGGACGGGGGAATTTCTTTTTAGAATTGCAGGACCACGGCCTTCCGGAACAGCGCAAAGTCAACCGGGAGCTTTTGCGCCTGCACCGGGAAATGAATATACCCCTGGTGGTAACCAACGACGTCCATTACGTAATGAAAGAACATGCTGAAATGCAGGACATCCTGCTCTGTATTCAGACGGGCAAAAGTGTGGACGATCCTTCCCGGATGAAGTTTGATTCCCAGGAACTATACCTGAAAAGCGAGGAAGAAATGGCCCGTCTCTTTGGAGAACTGAAAGAGGCCATGGAAAATACCCGTCTCATTGCCGAACGCTGTAATGTAGAACTAAGTTTCGGCCAGATCCACCTTCCCCATTACGAGGTACCCCCGGGTCATACGGTGGATAGCTACCTGGAGCAGCTGTGCCTGGAAGGGGTGCGCCGCCGTTACGGGGAGATCACCGAGCCCGTACGGCAGCGGCTGGAATATGAACTGAAAGTTATCCGGCAAATGGGCTACTCCGCCTACTTCCTGATTGTGTGGGATTTCATCCATTATGCCCGGCAACAGGGTATCCCGGTAGGTCCCGGCCGGGGTTCCGCCGCCGGCAGTCTGGTAGCCTACGTGCTGGGGATTACCAACCTCGACCCGTTAAAATACGGCCTGTTATTTGAACGCTTCCTCAACCCGGAACGGGTCTCCATGCCCGACGTGGATGTGGACCTGTGCTTTGAGCGCCGGGGAGAGGTAATCAACTACATTACCAGCAAATATGGAGCCGATAAAGTAGCCCAAATTGCCACCTTTGGCACCATGGCCGCCCGGGCGGCCATCCGGGACGTGGGGCGGGCGCTGAACTTGCCCTACGGGGAAGTGGATAAAATAGCCAAACTGGTGCCTGCGGAATTGCACATGACCATTGAACGGGCCCTCAGTGAATCCAGCGAATTAAGGGAACTCTATGAACGGGACCCGCAGGTAAAAAAACTAATTGATACCGCCGCCCTCCTGGAAGGCATGCCCAGGCACGCCTCCACCCATGCCGCCGGGGTGGTAATAACCAGGGAACCACTAACCCACTACTTGCCCCTTTACAAGGCGGCCGACGGCCCGTTAACCACCCAGTTTGCCAAAGACCAGGTCGAGGAATTGGGCCTGTTAAAAATGGACCTTCTGGGCCTGCGCACCCTGACGGTCATTGCCGACACTTTAAAGCTCATCCGGGAAAGTGGCGGACCGGAAATAAACATTGATGAAATTCCCTTGGACGATCCGAAAACTTTTGCTCTTTTATGCCGGGGCGAAGGGAGCGGTGTGTTCCAGCTGGAATCCAGCGGCATGCGGGCCCTGTTAAAAGAGTTGCGCCCGGAGGTTTTTGAAGATATCGTGGCCCTGGTGGCCCTCTACCGGCCCGGTCCCCTGGGCAGCGGCATGGTGGAGGATTTCATCAAGAGCAAGCACGGAGAAAAGAAAGTTACCTACCTGGACCCCAGGCTGGAACCCATATTAAGGGACACCTACGGCGTCATTCTCTACCAGGAGCAGGTTATGCGCATAGCCAGTGACCTGGCGGGCTTCACCCTGGGGGAGGCCGACCTTTTGCGGCGGGCCATGGGTAAAAAGAAGCCCGAAATTATTGCCGGGCTGCGGAACCAGTTCATCGAAGGGGCTGTAAAGAACGGGGTAGAGCCCCAGATCGCGGGGCAGATTTTCGATCTGATGGAGTACTTTGCCGGTTACGGTTTTAATAAAAGCCACAGTGCAGCCTATGCCCTGGTGGCCTACCAGACAGCCTACCTGAAGGCCAATTACCCGGCCCAATATATGGCGGCACTGCTAACCTCGGTGCGGGACAACACGGACAAGGTAGCGGCATACGTGGAGGAGTGCCGCCGTATGGGCCTGGAGGTGCTGCCTCCCGATGTCAACGAAAGCCGGGAAAGCTTCACCGTCGTTGACGGTAAAATCCGTTTCGGGCTGGCGGCCATTAAAAACGTAGGTGAGGGTGCCGTGCAGGCCATTATCAAATCCCGGGAGGAAAAGGGGCCTTTTAAAAACTTTGCCGACTTCTGCCGGCGCCTGGACACGCGGGTCATTAACCGGCGGGTATTGGAAAACCTTATTAAAAGCGGAGCCCTGGATTCCCTGGGCCACCACCGGGCACAGCTAATGGCAGGCATTGAGCTGGGGTTATCCCTGGCCCAGCAGTCGCAGCAGCAACGGCAAAACGGCCAGCTCACTTTTGAGCAGTTCTGGCAGGAAACAGGGGAAGATATTGTGCTACCCCAGGTGCAGAAGTATTCCCGTGCCGAAATGCTGGCCCTGGAAAAGGAGGCCCTGGGACTTTATATCAGCGGTCATCCCCTGGAAGAATACCGCCAGGCCCTGGCCCAAGAAACCACGGCCACAGTAGCGGAACTTGGGGAGGGGGAGCAGCAGGCCGGGGTCACGGTCGGTGGCATGCTCACGACCCTAAAGCGCATCAACACCCGGCGGGGGGAGCCCATGGCCTTTGGCACTCTGGAGGATCTTACCGGCAGCATAGAAGTAGTGTTCTTCCCCCGCGTCTACCAGCAGTACGCCAAACTCATCATCCCCGAAAGGGCGGTATTAATCCGGGGACAATTAAACTCCACCGGTGAAACATTAAAGATTGTCGCTGAAGAGGTCTCCCCTTTGCAGAAGAAAACCAGTGCCAGCCTTTATCTGCAGTTCAGGGAAGCTACCCCCCAGTTAATCAGGCGGGTACAGCTGGTCCTGCGCAGTTATCCCGGCCCCTCACCGGTCTACCTGTACTTCCCCCTGGAAAAGAAACTGGCCCGAACTTCCCGGGACTACTGGATTAACCTGTCTTCACCGGTAGTCACAGAACTGGCCTCCCTTTTAGGGCCGGAAAACGTGAGAATAAAGGAATCGCCTGGCAGGTAG
- a CDS encoding Fur family transcriptional regulator: protein MVKPKRMTRQKKLILEILRSTDTHPTADWIYEQARKQIPDISLGTVYRNLNNLKQAREIMELNYGSTFSRYDGNPHNHYHFVCDGCGRVFDLDLPLLNNLEREVESRTGMQVTRHRLEFYGYCPDCRQKQPGEAEQ from the coding sequence GTGGTGAAGCCCAAACGGATGACCAGACAAAAAAAATTAATCCTGGAAATCCTGCGCAGCACCGACACTCACCCCACGGCGGACTGGATTTACGAGCAGGCCCGCAAACAAATTCCGGACATCAGCCTGGGCACGGTGTACCGCAATTTAAACAACCTTAAACAGGCCCGGGAAATCATGGAACTCAACTACGGCAGCACGTTCAGCCGTTATGATGGTAATCCCCATAATCACTATCATTTTGTTTGCGATGGCTGTGGCCGGGTATTTGATCTGGATTTACCCCTGCTGAACAATCTGGAAAGAGAAGTAGAAAGCCGTACGGGCATGCAGGTAACCCGGCACCGGCTGGAATTTTACGGCTACTGCCCTGATTGCCGGCAAAAGCAACCGGGCGAAGCAGAGCAGTAA
- a CDS encoding sulfide-dependent adenosine diphosphate thiazole synthase produces the protein MHLEDVTISKAIITRYQEELLEALESDVAVVGGGPAGLVAAYYLARANKKVVLFERKLSIGGGMWGGGMMFNQIVVQDEALPLLKEFGISYRSFEDGYYTASSVEAVAALTLGAVRAGARIFNLISVEDVMVRENRITGLVINWTPVDLGRLHVDPLTVQSSYVIDCTGHDAQVAGMVVKKMGAVLRTRTGNLEGEKPMWAARGETATVANTREIYPGLLVAGMAANAVCGGHRMGPVFGGMLLSGRRAARLILGEE, from the coding sequence ATGCACCTGGAAGACGTGACTATTTCCAAGGCCATTATCACAAGGTATCAGGAGGAACTGCTGGAAGCGCTGGAATCAGACGTAGCCGTTGTGGGTGGAGGTCCGGCAGGACTGGTGGCCGCCTATTACCTGGCCCGGGCAAACAAAAAAGTAGTTCTCTTTGAACGCAAGCTCAGCATCGGTGGCGGCATGTGGGGCGGCGGTATGATGTTCAACCAGATTGTGGTCCAGGACGAAGCATTACCCCTTCTCAAAGAGTTTGGTATCTCCTACAGGTCATTTGAAGATGGATATTACACGGCCAGCTCCGTGGAAGCCGTTGCCGCCCTAACCCTTGGTGCGGTACGGGCCGGGGCGAGAATCTTCAACTTAATCTCCGTGGAAGACGTCATGGTGAGGGAGAACCGGATTACCGGGCTGGTCATCAACTGGACCCCTGTTGATTTGGGCCGCCTGCACGTGGACCCCCTGACGGTACAGTCCTCATACGTCATCGACTGCACCGGACATGATGCCCAGGTGGCCGGTATGGTGGTCAAAAAAATGGGGGCGGTCTTAAGAACCAGAACCGGCAACCTGGAAGGAGAAAAGCCCATGTGGGCCGCGCGGGGTGAAACGGCCACCGTGGCCAATACCCGTGAAATTTATCCCGGGCTCCTCGTGGCCGGTATGGCAGCAAACGCGGTTTGCGGCGGCCACCGCATGGGACCGGTTTTCGGCGGGATGCTCCTGTCAGGCCGGCGGGCAGCCCGGCTTATTCTTGGGGAAGAATAA
- a CDS encoding sigma-54 interaction domain-containing protein, giving the protein MAINKLENTAFLRDELSIFNSVHNMVVAVDYQGRVIIFNPTSERIFNYPAEKALGRPIREVVPFTGLPKVLQTGKPHIGRKFVVGNALYVVNRTPIIRNNTIIGAIGVAQEITELQHLAQELKEIKEVNVLLENIFHSTHEGYIATGNDGRILMINGPMAELLGVTIETAVGRHIREVAPDKRLHQILWSGKLQYGEVVRIRGRETVVMRVPLYNQGKLVGAVSKVMFQDVEQLLALAEKISIQRRSSFCPSVTHNDNHTARYTVDNLIGASRDMLRLKETIRRVAQGPSTVLIRGESGTGKELVAHALHTASPRHRGPFIKVNCAAVPENLLESELFGYQEGAFTGARKGGQIGKFEQADGGTIFLDEIGDMPLPMQAKILRVLQEKEIERLGDTRPRAVDVRVVAATNRDLEELIRQGHFREDLYYRLNVVSLYIPPLRERPDDIPLLVNHFIKKFNREFGLLVRGVSPEVSEILYTYDWPGNVRELENVMERAFNLVEGDIIEVKHMPPYLQKASQGRKRNLHNRTLATLLQEVEKEALLEALAAAGGNKMQAAKTLGISRAWLYKKMKQYGIRG; this is encoded by the coding sequence TTGGCGATCAACAAACTGGAAAACACCGCCTTTTTAAGGGACGAACTGTCTATTTTTAATTCCGTACACAATATGGTCGTTGCTGTAGACTATCAGGGCCGCGTGATCATTTTTAACCCCACCAGCGAACGGATTTTTAATTACCCGGCAGAAAAGGCCCTGGGTCGCCCCATCAGGGAGGTCGTTCCTTTTACGGGTCTCCCCAAGGTGTTGCAGACGGGAAAACCCCACATCGGACGCAAATTTGTCGTTGGCAATGCCCTGTATGTGGTCAACCGCACACCCATAATCCGCAATAACACCATTATAGGCGCCATTGGCGTGGCTCAAGAAATCACCGAACTGCAACATCTGGCCCAGGAACTGAAAGAAATCAAGGAAGTTAACGTCCTCCTGGAAAATATCTTTCACAGCACACATGAAGGCTACATTGCCACCGGTAATGACGGCCGGATTCTGATGATAAACGGGCCTATGGCGGAACTGCTGGGCGTTACCATCGAAACGGCTGTGGGCCGGCACATCCGTGAGGTTGCTCCCGATAAGCGATTGCACCAAATCCTCTGGAGCGGTAAATTGCAGTATGGGGAAGTAGTACGCATCCGGGGCAGGGAAACGGTGGTCATGCGGGTGCCCCTTTATAACCAGGGCAAGTTGGTGGGAGCAGTGAGTAAAGTAATGTTCCAGGACGTGGAACAGCTGCTGGCCCTGGCGGAAAAGATCAGCATCCAAAGGCGAAGTTCCTTCTGCCCTTCAGTAACACACAATGATAACCACACCGCGCGTTACACCGTGGATAACCTGATTGGCGCCAGCAGGGATATGCTAAGGCTCAAGGAAACCATCCGGCGGGTGGCCCAGGGACCCTCCACAGTGCTGATCCGGGGAGAAAGTGGCACAGGCAAAGAACTGGTGGCCCATGCCCTGCACACGGCCTCCCCCCGCCACCGGGGACCCTTCATCAAGGTTAATTGCGCTGCCGTGCCGGAAAACCTTTTAGAATCGGAGCTTTTCGGCTACCAGGAAGGCGCCTTTACCGGGGCGAGAAAAGGCGGGCAAATCGGCAAATTCGAACAGGCCGATGGGGGAACTATTTTTCTCGATGAAATTGGGGATATGCCCCTGCCCATGCAGGCCAAGATATTGCGAGTCCTGCAGGAAAAGGAAATTGAGCGCCTGGGAGACACCCGTCCCCGCGCCGTGGATGTACGGGTGGTGGCAGCTACCAACCGGGACCTGGAGGAATTAATCCGGCAGGGACATTTCCGGGAAGATCTTTATTACCGATTAAATGTAGTTTCCCTTTATATTCCACCCCTGCGGGAAAGACCCGATGACATCCCCCTGCTGGTCAACCATTTTATCAAGAAATTCAACCGGGAATTTGGTCTTCTTGTGCGGGGCGTTTCACCGGAAGTCTCGGAGATACTTTACACCTACGATTGGCCTGGCAACGTACGGGAACTGGAAAACGTAATGGAAAGAGCTTTTAACCTGGTGGAAGGAGATATCATTGAAGTTAAACATATGCCCCCCTACCTTCAGAAAGCGAGCCAGGGCAGGAAAAGAAACCTGCACAATCGCACGCTGGCCACATTACTGCAGGAGGTGGAAAAGGAAGCCCTTCTGGAAGCCCTGGCTGCTGCCGGTGGCAATAAAATGCAGGCGGCTAAAACCCTGGGTATTTCCAGAGCCTGGTTGTATAAGAAAATGAAACAGTACGGCATCAGGGGATAA
- a CDS encoding vWA domain-containing protein produces MEVDPVTRAVARVEGQGENTLHHNLVRFTHILRHMGVRVSMAETLDAYRALTLVDLTSREQVKAALGAVLVKNASDRQIFSLAFDRFFVPPEEKTRRRMLRKQLEEEERRRLAEAREKLIQALSPWSTEVNFSPEEIQTFARMPAREQKRLTELISQMHGNPVNNPGHLIARVMQSALNYWRYYLLKTQGEEARRQLEAELTGETEMDDVIAGVAADFYRDPDDQLLHQDMQQVADADLEKFTLALERLSTHLARRLSRRYRKSNRRQKLDMRRTIRRNIAFGGSPLKLCYRSRRRHRPRLLLICDVSASMARYARFVLQFIYGLSSAVRDIESFVFSEDLERVTPYFRRNDGFVPVMTKLVNASRQWGKTTDFNVALKTFHRHWRHLLTGDTIVIIVSDTKTITPQEAARELASLRERVREILWLNPVPRKQWTYLPGVNAFLPYVRMFECYSLHHLEAILRRQILK; encoded by the coding sequence ATGGAAGTTGATCCGGTCACCCGGGCGGTGGCCCGGGTAGAAGGGCAGGGCGAGAATACCCTGCACCACAACCTGGTACGCTTCACCCATATCCTGCGCCACATGGGGGTCCGGGTGAGCATGGCCGAAACGCTGGATGCTTACCGGGCCCTGACGCTGGTTGACCTTACGTCCAGGGAACAGGTAAAGGCTGCCCTGGGGGCGGTGCTGGTAAAAAATGCTTCCGACAGGCAAATTTTTAGCCTGGCCTTTGATCGCTTCTTTGTCCCCCCGGAGGAAAAAACGCGGCGGCGCATGTTAAGAAAACAGCTGGAGGAAGAGGAACGGCGGCGCCTGGCAGAAGCCCGGGAAAAATTGATCCAGGCCCTTTCCCCCTGGTCCACGGAAGTGAATTTCAGCCCGGAGGAAATCCAAACCTTTGCCCGCATGCCCGCCCGGGAACAAAAGCGTTTAACGGAACTTATCAGCCAGATGCACGGTAATCCGGTGAACAACCCGGGACACCTGATCGCCCGGGTAATGCAATCAGCTCTCAACTACTGGCGCTACTACTTGCTGAAAACCCAGGGGGAAGAAGCTAGGCGGCAACTGGAGGCAGAGCTGACCGGGGAAACGGAAATGGATGACGTAATTGCCGGTGTGGCCGCAGATTTTTACCGGGACCCGGATGACCAGTTGCTCCATCAGGACATGCAGCAGGTTGCCGATGCTGATCTGGAAAAGTTTACTTTAGCCCTTGAGCGCCTGTCCACACACCTGGCCAGGCGGCTTTCCCGCCGCTACCGGAAAAGCAACCGCCGGCAAAAACTGGACATGCGCAGGACGATTCGCCGGAACATCGCCTTCGGTGGGTCACCCCTTAAATTATGCTATCGATCCCGCCGCCGGCACCGTCCCCGCCTGCTCCTCATCTGTGACGTATCCGCCTCCATGGCCCGCTATGCCCGGTTTGTCCTCCAGTTTATCTATGGTTTAAGCAGTGCGGTACGAGATATCGAAAGCTTCGTCTTTTCCGAGGATCTGGAACGGGTTACCCCTTACTTCAGGCGGAATGATGGTTTTGTACCCGTCATGACCAAGCTTGTTAATGCCAGCCGGCAGTGGGGAAAAACCACCGACTTTAACGTAGCCCTGAAAACTTTTCACCGCCACTGGCGCCACCTGCTTACCGGCGATACCATAGTAATAATAGTCAGTGACACGAAGACCATTACTCCCCAGGAGGCTGCCCGGGAGCTGGCCTCTTTACGGGAGCGGGTGCGGGAGATCCTGTGGCTCAACCCCGTTCCCCGCAAGCAATGGACTTATTTACCAGGTGTTAATGCCTTCCTGCCTTATGTACGCATGTTTGAATGCTATTCCCTGCATCACCTGGAAGCAATCCTGCGCCGGCAAATATTGAAGTAA
- a CDS encoding AAA family ATPase, translating into MDLTIKQLQQRLETQGYICDQDLVITLYLSLKLAKPLLVEGAPGVGKTEVAKALAGALNTELIRLQCYEGLDENRALYEWNYQRQLLKIEIARGTCEPAALEKDLFDMEYLLERPLLKAIRAEKRVVLLIDEIDKTDPEFEAFLFELLSDFQVSIPELGTLKAKQIPAVVLTSNGERELSDGLKRRCIYLYIDYPTVEKEVRILQVKVPQAREELVRQVARAVNFIRSHLDLKKKPSIAETLDWTRALVALHADALTPEIIGQTLSLFLKNRDDQETLKREVGLNGLVEQIQGMKGDSSTPAGAACHCGHHHR; encoded by the coding sequence ATGGATTTAACCATAAAACAGCTCCAACAAAGACTGGAAACCCAGGGCTATATTTGTGATCAGGACCTGGTGATTACCCTTTATCTGTCTTTAAAACTAGCCAAGCCCCTGCTGGTGGAGGGGGCCCCCGGTGTAGGCAAAACTGAGGTGGCCAAAGCCCTGGCCGGGGCTTTAAATACGGAGTTGATTCGGCTGCAGTGTTACGAAGGGCTGGACGAAAACCGTGCCCTTTACGAGTGGAACTACCAGCGGCAGTTGCTGAAGATTGAAATTGCCCGGGGCACCTGCGAACCTGCCGCCCTGGAAAAGGATCTTTTCGATATGGAATATTTGCTGGAAAGACCGCTTTTAAAAGCCATCCGGGCCGAAAAACGGGTTGTTTTGTTAATTGATGAAATTGATAAAACCGACCCGGAATTTGAAGCCTTTTTATTTGAACTCCTGTCCGATTTTCAGGTATCTATTCCCGAACTGGGAACACTCAAAGCGAAGCAGATACCGGCAGTGGTGTTAACCAGCAATGGTGAAAGGGAATTATCCGACGGGTTAAAGCGCCGGTGCATCTATTTGTATATTGACTATCCCACGGTGGAAAAGGAAGTGCGCATCTTACAGGTCAAAGTACCCCAGGCCCGGGAGGAACTGGTGCGCCAGGTGGCCCGGGCGGTAAACTTCATCCGGTCCCACCTGGATTTGAAAAAGAAACCCTCCATTGCCGAAACCCTGGACTGGACCCGGGCCCTGGTAGCCCTGCATGCTGATGCTCTGACGCCGGAAATCATCGGGCAAACCTTGAGCCTTTTCCTGAAAAACCGTGATGACCAGGAAACATTAAAGAGGGAGGTGGGATTAAACGGACTGGTAGAGCAAATCCAGGGGATGAAAGGCGATTCGTCAACTCCTGCCGGAGCAGCCTGTCATTGCGGTCATCATCACCGTTAG
- the trmL gene encoding tRNA (uridine(34)/cytosine(34)/5-carboxymethylaminomethyluridine(34)-2'-O)-methyltransferase TrmL: MHIVLVEPEIPANTGNIARTCAATGSILHLVRPLGFSTDDKYLKRAGLDYWHLVEIHYHDSFEEVRRLYRQHRFYFLSTRGIHLYSEVRYGPDDFLVFGKETQGLPADLLSANRDYTLRIPMREGTTRSLNLANSVALVLYEALRQQGFPGLR, translated from the coding sequence GTGCATATTGTTCTGGTTGAACCGGAGATACCAGCCAACACCGGCAATATTGCCCGCACCTGCGCGGCCACCGGCAGCATTCTCCACCTGGTTCGCCCCCTGGGCTTTTCCACCGACGACAAATATCTTAAACGGGCGGGCCTGGATTACTGGCATCTGGTGGAAATACACTACCACGATTCCTTCGAGGAAGTGCGTCGCCTGTATCGCCAGCACCGCTTTTATTTCCTCAGTACCCGGGGCATACACCTATATAGTGAAGTCAGATATGGACCGGATGACTTTCTGGTCTTCGGCAAGGAAACACAGGGATTGCCGGCGGATCTACTGTCCGCCAACCGGGACTATACCCTGCGCATCCCCATGCGGGAAGGCACTACCCGCTCTCTAAACCTGGCCAACTCCGTGGCTCTGGTTCTGTACGAGGCCTTGCGGCAGCAGGGCTTTCCAGGGTTGCGTTAA
- a CDS encoding acetate uptake transporter family protein yields MSAKGHDWANPGPAGLVALAMACFTFYAVFTGKVEHSAIPLLGIWLLGGFVIQICVGLIELKEGNTTGGNVFTFFSAFFMLVTGLELIFKFFAAMNGWKIDARIDGWAWLALGIALLTWTPAYFKSPLTLLAVVLALDPAIFIVAFADMGVIPRTMLSLAGNLLLLAGIFGLYTAMAVILNTAYGRTVVPFPGPIIKPVPVSTASQQH; encoded by the coding sequence ATGTCGGCAAAAGGACACGACTGGGCCAATCCCGGTCCCGCCGGGCTGGTTGCCCTGGCCATGGCCTGTTTCACCTTTTATGCGGTTTTTACCGGTAAAGTTGAGCACAGCGCCATTCCCCTGCTGGGGATCTGGCTTTTAGGAGGATTTGTCATCCAGATTTGTGTGGGATTAATTGAACTAAAGGAAGGTAATACTACCGGTGGTAACGTGTTTACCTTTTTCTCGGCCTTCTTCATGCTGGTTACCGGTCTGGAATTGATTTTTAAGTTTTTTGCCGCCATGAATGGCTGGAAGATTGACGCTCGCATTGACGGTTGGGCCTGGCTTGCCCTGGGCATAGCCCTGCTCACCTGGACGCCGGCTTACTTTAAGTCACCTCTTACCTTGCTGGCAGTCGTATTGGCCCTCGATCCGGCCATATTCATTGTTGCCTTTGCCGATATGGGAGTCATCCCCAGGACAATGCTGTCCCTGGCCGGAAATCTCTTGCTCCTTGCCGGTATTTTCGGCCTCTATACGGCCATGGCCGTGATTCTAAATACCGCCTATGGCCGAACGGTAGTCCCCTTCCCCGGACCAATTATCAAACCGGTACCGGTATCAACGGCAAGCCAGCAACATTAG